In Chryseobacterium lactis, a single genomic region encodes these proteins:
- a CDS encoding SIMPL domain-containing protein produces the protein MNKNIIAVAVGALGFVIGLGFLGNAIKNRNKSENTISVTGLGTKQFTSDLITWSGSFSKNNMDLKSAYDELALDRKVINDYLVSKGIRQNEIVFSSVDIQKQFRNYTDSNGNNVQGEFSGYNLSQKVSIESKEVGKIENLSRNITEIINRGIEFTSSSPSYFYTKLATVKQEMIAGATKDAKERAEKIAENSGSSLGNLKKATMGVIQITAPNSNEDYSYGGTFNTSSKEKEASITIKLEYQVN, from the coding sequence ATGAATAAAAATATTATTGCAGTGGCGGTAGGTGCTTTAGGCTTTGTTATCGGTCTTGGCTTCCTTGGAAATGCAATTAAAAATAGAAATAAGTCTGAAAATACAATTTCTGTAACAGGCCTTGGAACGAAACAGTTTACCTCCGACCTGATTACTTGGTCGGGAAGTTTTTCTAAAAATAATATGGATCTTAAATCTGCTTATGATGAACTTGCACTGGATAGAAAAGTGATTAATGACTATCTGGTTTCAAAAGGAATCAGGCAAAATGAAATCGTATTTTCATCGGTAGATATTCAGAAACAATTCAGAAACTATACTGATTCAAACGGAAACAATGTACAGGGAGAATTCTCCGGCTATAATCTGAGCCAAAAAGTATCTATTGAAAGCAAAGAAGTTGGTAAAATTGAAAACCTTTCCAGAAATATTACCGAAATTATCAATCGTGGAATAGAGTTTACTTCTTCTTCCCCTTCATATTTTTACACAAAACTGGCTACCGTAAAACAGGAAATGATTGCCGGTGCTACAAAAGATGCTAAAGAACGCGCTGAAAAAATTGCAGAAAATTCAGGAAGCAGTCTGGGTAATCTTAAAAAGGCCACGATGGGTGTTATTCAGATCACAGCCCCTAATTCAAATGAGGATTATTCCTACGGCGGAACTTTCAACACTTCTTCCAAAGAAAAAGAAGCGAGCATCACCATCAAACTGGAATATCAGGTAAACTAA
- a CDS encoding GNAT family N-acetyltransferase, whose protein sequence is MEFLPITHAEDDRVQEIYNSYISTFPVDEQRDKEQFLGLFSNPQVSFMSVVHESEPVGYLILWKLSSFVFVEHFEVFEAFRSKRLGSHIMSHLLENYPSIILEIEPADLNEDAQRRYSFYQRNNFSLVDTTYIQPSYGEGKQSLNLWLLANYSPENIEEIKKELCDIVYP, encoded by the coding sequence ATGGAATTTTTACCGATTACGCATGCTGAGGATGATAGAGTTCAGGAAATCTATAATTCTTATATCAGCACTTTTCCTGTAGACGAGCAAAGAGACAAGGAACAATTTCTGGGATTATTTTCAAATCCGCAGGTTAGTTTTATGTCTGTGGTACATGAATCAGAACCTGTTGGATACCTCATCTTATGGAAGCTGAGCTCTTTTGTTTTTGTAGAACATTTTGAGGTCTTTGAAGCATTCCGAAGTAAAAGATTGGGATCACACATTATGAGCCATCTGTTGGAAAATTATCCAAGTATCATTTTAGAAATTGAGCCAGCCGATCTGAATGAAGATGCTCAAAGGCGCTATTCTTTTTACCAAAGAAATAATTTCAGTCTGGTTGATACCACTTATATCCAGCCAAGCTATGGTGAAGGAAAGCAATCTTTAAATTTATGGCTTCTTGCCAATTATTCTCCCGAAAATATTGAGGAGATTAAAAAAGAACTTTGTGATATTGTTTATCCTTAA
- a CDS encoding PspC family transcriptional regulator: MLGNIRHKMEREWFGVLTRMGAKLGIPVSKLRIFFIYSTFATAGFFFLIYLGLAFTLWIKDIFITRRPSVFDL; encoded by the coding sequence ATGCTAGGTAATATCCGTCATAAAATGGAAAGAGAATGGTTTGGTGTTCTGACCAGAATGGGAGCTAAGCTTGGAATTCCTGTCTCTAAATTAAGGATTTTCTTCATCTACTCTACTTTTGCCACGGCAGGTTTTTTCTTTCTGATTTATTTGGGACTGGCATTTACACTCTGGATTAAAGATATTTTTATTACCAGAAGACCAAGTGTTTTTGATTTATAA
- a CDS encoding carboxypeptidase-like regulatory domain-containing protein: protein MRPAGISESITMIKGRIFFIFFIFLCSNLFSQQTVTGRIVDDSGESLSAVIIINMATDKKTYSNSQGMFSIEASPNDELRFVKEDFRRVSRRVLMDGVNSQLLITLFQIPKEIEEVKIVKRLTGDLDQDSRIVAKTDKGEQVRNAVGLPQPVGKMREKPAEVKSVLLPILLGNLNVQGMYDLISGKAKRQKRQYRYDDLQEHIAWVRSRVEDEYFIKAGIPADRISEFIQFSFAVKPQVRTYVKAKNLSGVLLRLEETIPLFLEKSK from the coding sequence ATGAGACCGGCTGGTATAAGTGAAAGTATAACGATGATAAAAGGGAGAATATTTTTTATTTTCTTCATTTTCCTCTGTAGCAACTTGTTTTCTCAGCAAACGGTAACCGGAAGAATTGTTGATGACAGTGGCGAAAGTCTGAGCGCTGTAATTATCATTAATATGGCCACAGATAAAAAAACATACTCCAATTCCCAGGGAATGTTTTCCATTGAAGCATCTCCCAATGATGAGCTGAGGTTTGTAAAAGAAGATTTCAGAAGAGTATCCAGAAGAGTGCTTATGGACGGTGTTAATTCGCAATTGTTGATTACCCTTTTCCAGATTCCGAAAGAAATTGAAGAAGTGAAAATTGTTAAGAGACTGACCGGCGATCTAGATCAGGATTCCCGGATTGTAGCAAAAACAGATAAAGGAGAACAGGTGAGAAATGCTGTAGGGCTGCCACAGCCGGTGGGAAAAATGCGGGAAAAGCCTGCAGAAGTAAAAAGTGTTCTTTTGCCTATACTCTTAGGAAACCTCAATGTACAGGGAATGTATGATCTGATAAGTGGGAAAGCCAAAAGACAGAAGAGACAATACAGATATGACGACTTGCAGGAACATATTGCTTGGGTCAGAAGCAGGGTAGAGGACGAGTACTTTATAAAAGCGGGAATTCCGGCTGACAGAATTTCAGAGTTTATACAGTTTTCATTTGCTGTCAAACCCCAGGTAAGGACCTATGTTAAAGCAAAAAACCTGTCAGGTGTTCTATTGAGATTGGAAGAAACCATTCCTCTTTTTTTAGAAAAATCAAAATAA
- a CDS encoding DUF2851 family protein: MTEKLLQYLWNYKVFKHFDFKDIEGNSVEIIHFGKWNKDAGPDFLDAKIKTNGLILAGNIELHIRSSDWIFHNHSQDPNYQNIILHVVFQHDMEVCDHTGKGIPSLELKDYIDENIVWKYEKLVNGTQFIPCENIFDQEKVPVNFHEGNILKKLEEKSEEFENDLTKYKNDFEAVLFHSLAYSFGLKVNAHIFKQIAESIDYSVINKIRQNPIQLEALFFGISGWLDTPADVQMGIWKREFDFIKRKFKISDLKLHPKFLRLRPPNFPTIRLSQLAALYYEHQNLFSKIIGARNAGQLYDLFKPIKASEYWDCHFNFGTVSKIHPKTLSKDFVDLIILNTVLPLKYVYHRYHHEEAADEIIEFYRNIAAEKNSVIEGWKNLGMNIHNALESQSLIYHYKNNCDRKNCLSCGIGFKLLKG, from the coding sequence ATGACGGAAAAGCTACTTCAATATCTTTGGAACTATAAGGTTTTCAAACATTTTGACTTCAAGGATATTGAAGGAAATTCCGTTGAAATCATCCACTTTGGAAAGTGGAATAAAGATGCCGGGCCGGATTTCCTGGATGCTAAAATTAAAACCAACGGGCTTATTCTAGCCGGAAATATCGAGCTTCACATCCGTTCTTCAGACTGGATTTTCCATAATCACTCCCAGGATCCCAATTATCAAAACATTATTCTTCATGTTGTCTTTCAACATGATATGGAAGTTTGTGATCATACAGGAAAGGGAATTCCTTCATTGGAATTGAAGGATTATATCGATGAAAATATAGTCTGGAAATATGAAAAGCTCGTCAACGGCACTCAATTTATTCCCTGTGAGAATATTTTTGATCAGGAAAAAGTTCCCGTCAATTTCCACGAAGGAAATATTCTGAAAAAACTGGAAGAAAAATCGGAAGAGTTTGAAAATGACTTAACGAAATACAAAAATGATTTCGAAGCGGTTCTATTTCATAGTCTTGCCTATTCTTTCGGATTAAAGGTAAATGCCCATATTTTCAAACAGATTGCTGAAAGTATTGATTACAGTGTGATCAATAAAATACGCCAAAATCCTATTCAACTTGAAGCCTTATTTTTCGGAATTTCCGGATGGCTGGATACTCCGGCAGATGTACAAATGGGTATTTGGAAAAGAGAATTTGACTTTATTAAAAGGAAGTTTAAGATTTCTGATTTAAAGCTACATCCTAAATTTTTAAGATTGCGGCCGCCCAATTTCCCAACCATTCGTTTGTCACAATTGGCGGCTCTTTACTATGAGCACCAGAATTTATTTTCAAAAATAATAGGAGCAAGAAATGCAGGTCAGCTGTATGACCTTTTTAAACCTATAAAAGCTTCCGAATATTGGGACTGTCATTTTAATTTCGGGACCGTATCCAAAATACATCCTAAAACTTTAAGTAAAGATTTTGTAGATCTTATTATTCTCAACACTGTTCTTCCTTTAAAATATGTTTATCATCGGTACCATCATGAGGAAGCTGCGGATGAAATTATAGAATTTTACAGAAATATTGCTGCAGAGAAAAACTCAGTCATAGAAGGATGGAAAAATCTTGGAATGAATATCCATAATGCTCTGGAAAGTCAGAGTCTGATTTATCATTATAAAAATAACTGTGACCGAAAAAACTGTCTGTCATGTGGTATTGGATTTAAACTTTTAAAAGGGTAA
- a CDS encoding peptidase associated/transthyretin-like domain-containing protein: protein MRIFIKLYLGTLLFLGANLFSQQKLKGQITDNGRVNINPVFIINISTQKSTVSDISGNFTIDASENDEVRFVKEGYYRFDKKISREDLNSPLNIVLQRMEIQIPEVEVKYKPTGNLAKDSKYLSESGKLKALKSEMTNYMRGPLIEPLPNNTISKTFTGHDFNAGQVSVFGVFNAVSDLFKKATKPKITKADYFETQDFLNRVKQDLNLDFLRKYGMNDEQIDRFLLYANRTRTLAKRFRKDFQNDAVEYELKIAFAEYKKISKLDDW from the coding sequence ATGAGAATTTTTATAAAATTATATCTGGGAACATTGTTGTTTTTAGGAGCGAACCTTTTCTCACAACAAAAATTAAAAGGACAAATTACAGACAATGGACGTGTGAACATAAACCCTGTTTTCATCATCAATATTTCTACCCAAAAAAGCACGGTGAGTGATATTTCCGGGAACTTTACCATTGATGCCAGTGAAAATGATGAGGTGAGATTTGTTAAAGAAGGCTATTATCGTTTTGATAAAAAGATTTCGCGGGAAGATTTGAATTCACCCTTGAATATTGTTCTTCAAAGAATGGAAATTCAGATCCCTGAAGTGGAGGTCAAATATAAACCTACCGGAAATCTTGCGAAAGACAGCAAATACCTAAGTGAGTCCGGCAAATTAAAAGCTCTGAAATCAGAAATGACAAATTATATGAGAGGTCCGCTTATTGAACCACTTCCTAATAATACAATCTCTAAAACATTTACCGGACATGATTTTAATGCTGGTCAGGTCAGCGTATTTGGGGTCTTTAATGCAGTATCGGACCTTTTTAAAAAAGCAACAAAACCTAAAATTACCAAAGCTGATTACTTTGAGACTCAGGATTTTCTTAACCGGGTGAAGCAAGATCTCAATCTGGATTTCCTCAGAAAATATGGAATGAATGACGAGCAAATTGACAGGTTTCTTCTTTACGCCAATAGAACGCGTACCCTTGCCAAAAGATTTAGAAAAGATTTTCAAAATGATGCTGTAGAATATGAATTAAAAATTGCATTTGCAGAATATAAAAAGATCAGTAAACTTGATGATTGGTAG